Genomic DNA from Mus musculus strain C57BL/6J chromosome Y, GRCm38.p6 C57BL/6J:
tgataagtgatagtgagccatcccgttcagtgatggaagacagaatggcctgattttgtgcagaaagacacagtttttctcttacctctgtgccttacaagattttcattctcttccttgaggatttctaagattcagctcctctacttcttgcctctttctgtgagtatttgtgaatatgcatgtgtgtctatattacagatgtctgagtttacatacaactcaactcagagtgggattttgcaattaactgctggaactatctcacactagactatattccttaatgcagacttggtgtgggtaagtaccagaaaggaactggagattgctagatatcttcagagttagttgtagtataggtgatgtttagacttctgaccttacattctggctagaacctatgggtttaagatgcatggataggtgatcaatatcctgaacttgcattgcatttttgttctttttgaacaaaacggatatccttgaagagatagatggatcctatcactttgtttcaaataaagaattctgtggttaaattgttttgaaatgtcagtcatgggtctttgatgaaggctttggtccacagtacaatgttcataggtagtacaatatgctctctgaaaagtgattggaacctgagggctttaatcaatgagttaatcaatcaatggatgtgcattgaatgggtaaaaaacttgtaaatgaacgtggtcatttggacatgtctttaaagctttttattgtctttgtcccttcttgtgttaatgctgactagctgccaataagttgaacaattttgctgcttcatgcccctttcatattcatgtgatcatggatccttctttcatttgtgatagtaacatgtcaggttcagaggaaacatggcttaattctttaatttttttttctagaaacggcatgctaagtgtagaaccaatgttacctagttgttgtagttggaatattcagccacggtatctgttgtctttgagactcaagaactttgctgctacccacaccactggtcttttttctgaattcactattgtattttagtagatttcaatatcatatgaagtaccagaaaaatgagtgaaaaatgacagtggtgagatgtgtttagaatcattaaattacacacttaaaaataaataaatcaatggatttatatagtacataaataaaactccaataaaacttctgaaaaggcttaactaaatgtgatgcttctcatgtgagttgttatttgtcatagcacctgtgatttagctgttaatagtagtgggttttattacttatgaatcagacaccaatacatccatgaaggggtaacactccattccctcaggagaaataaatcaattaaaagtcattggattaattgatgagaattttttctggttaaagctgacttggcaggaagttggacagattggagtgtctcccagaaagtgtaacacacattagaatgtaggtgttgtgaggctataagacatattcactacttgtcacctattattgagtattcttgctgttggaggtacttacccttcacttctgccatggagggaagtgggtctatacctagtcagaaggaggagattgggatgaataatgtttgtgtgggttatggagcaggataaaccttaatgtgctgggattttttttatctcgaacttgacaatctagcatcaccttaggagagagaacaattgaagaattgtctctattcacttggtttttgggtaagtctatgggacattttcttccttgatggtcgatatgtgagggtaggcaactgtgggtaagctcatcagtagtcatttataaaagggaggcttttactctgtatttaaaataaaatatttgatcaagccacatgatttttggtggtttgaataagaatatcccctatagattcatatatatggatatttagtcaccagggattggcagtgtgtttaaggattagaaggaatgagagaagatgtggcttcattggagtaagtggtagtgtcaataagggtggtctttgagttttcaagaaaccaatgtaatggcagaatatctgtctctgtctaaggatcaatagttctattgctccagtgctgcggtcactaacttgatgttggacaaaacttctgtaagtgtattcaagcccccagttaatgctttgtttcataatagttgttttatccatgatgtctcttcacagcaatagaacaatgactaagatagggtcaagcaataagcactctttcctggtaatgcttcaagttcctgttttgccttccttggtaatagtctgtaacatgtaagctaataacccttatattcccaagttatgtttgatgttagtattcatcagtgtgagaaagatgcaaactagaacaattgcatgtcattatatacatgagaatatcttacctttaaattaaaataaaacacctacacattatttgtccttataggataagtgacagtggtactattagatattttgtttctctaagaaattgtcttacttaaaatttctattgttgtaaggacataccatgtccaaagagctatttccatagcaaaagttttattcagcttatattccacattgctgttcatcatcaaagtagttgggaaagaaactgaaacaacacaggttcttggatccagaagctcatgcataggccatggagtggtgatgcttattgacatgctccttaagtcttgcttccatgaggagcacaagactacaaccacaagggtgtcaccacccacaatgaactgggtcctctcccaccaattaagaaaattccttacagcttgatcttaaagaggcattttctcaactgaggctcctcctctttcaagactctagatcttgtcaagtttctatgaaaccagtatggcactctgaatgtagttgaactacgaggaggtgtggccttataggagtaggtgtagcctctttggaggaagcatataactgtgaggctttaaagctctgctcagtgtggaagacaccatccctgcatgcagaagactctaagcttcctctccaccaccacatattcccagccacttgcatgtttacttccttgatgatagtggacagaacctttgaaactgcaatgaaatgttgaaaagccctaatgaaatgtttctaatgagttgccttagtcatagtgatttttcacagcattggaaccctaattaagacatccagctagcacaaaaactctcttaaataccaaaattaatcaacaatagagagtattttcaagtcatttggcatttaaacttattctagagaaaaaacacaaatcattgagtccatgacaagcctgactaaaaaaaaaaaaaaaaaaaaaaacaatacaaaaacaaaaacaaacaaaaaaaaaccaaagaaaacaaaaacaaaaacaaaactacaacaacaataaaaccaaacaaacaaaagaaacactcagagtgcatatgggacccagtaagacccccatgaagcacaggggctactcaggagtagtgaccaacatattgggcaacctcatagagtttgaaacccatgagaactggcatagaaaagaggtcagcacatatgcattgagtacaccttcactgttttatgagaatgaggtcacacataaatttaagactggaatttccagggaatagacaggctgaaatggtacataggtatgttgggagtcagatgtttggaggagagccaggggaacaggccatggggaacattttgatggtcatctggggcattccacagagacatccaaaagatcacaggattcatcccagtcaaagagtgctcagggaaagcactcaggatccatgccccaccatatattatctcaccgtatactcattttctcttttaaattactatttgacctgatcggctggctatttgttaagaaaccaataaacctaatgtggatatgtccaattttaactacttgcagaaaatttctattcttcctgggtctcctgcttcacattttgagaacttcatcttagaatatttttgttcctctgtgtcctttactcctttgtgtgtcctttattgtttttaaaggtcaccatcaatttaatctttcttaacttcttcctggtctcttttctgcatgttaatattggatttcttaaaaagatatcttaatgggaattgagagatgaccatgttgtcaagagcacttttgtaccgcaaaaaaactggatttgttttcttgaattcatatccaatggttaacaatcagctttaatgccagctccatgggatctgacaactcatgtctctgtggtcacctatactctcaagctactacccacccatataaataaagataataaatcttaaaatgagagacaagtttcatttggtttcattattcaaatgaaacctgattttgtctgatttctgagtctctttggatcagttttctgggttgcactttgtgtaacaaggccacattccttttatctatcactctttcccccaacttgttgtttctccctcagacttcattccagagattctatctatgtcctgtctttctccccttcttcctaaaaatccatcttttgctgccatccctgctcctctaagtcatatctccaattccttgctcactatgcagaccacagaatctaagtcctgtccattttagcctgtgtgatattagatgtatgcactgttcacagcctgagttgcaactttcatcttgctttgatgttctttccaccatagtccatcttttccaacaatgtgttcactaaaagcatgccatgtcacacgtattaatttttagaacaaaacaaattttattgacaaagatactgaggttgtcaaagacccataggtacccaacacaggaaaataaacatttttttcaatcctataagtttacatttctgtactttgtgatttttttttaatttaagtgatatttgacaccagagtatagacatagatatgtaggtcaccaagaaatttgataaagtacacagtagaattggctagaactttgtaaacaacctttccgaactttttggatccatcatctctggtgtactgcacccaggaacctattaagaagtcattgtcatcacctgatctcgcctcagccagaggggtctctggaatgatgtggaggttaccttccttgtagtcatccaggagctgatagacgtagaggaccggatccttcttgtaggaaatgtaaaaatagtcctgtaagaatggcacctgggctagcaccatcccactccagttgtcctcagagccatctttcccctcaaatttgtgttgtacctctctgcaaaccagggcgctggcgaggtggacatccctcacctgaagaaaaactactttgtgaggcaagaccttaagatttaaaatcctctcatcgctgtggagctcctgtccgtagacactgtcaattccgtcatacttcaccaaataaagagaagggtttgttggcagttgacctagaatgatggccttccaatgggtgacaggctcattaccttccttccacccgtgagaaattctgcagccaacaatattccccagggcctgggaagaaggcttcctcctactcttcttcttgagtgatgtcatgctcagactcttcagaggtattgtcttctacctggctgtagacctgttgtgctagatcacactgtctaagtggcttccattctcttcaaatatcatacttgcccattgcctgggactgaagatcttgcccgtttacaccagacacaatgctgttgcctctgtcatatatatgaattcctgatgggcaatggttatgggttgggagtgaatgctggaccaagactcttctctatgagaacttctgagcatgtgaagaagactatgctaaacagatttgagctcctaaaattaattttataaaaataagaagttaataagttagccatggtggtacacgcatttaatctcagaactcagaaggcaaggacaggcagatttctaaattagagaccagcctggtctacaaagtgagttccagggaagccagtgctatagagaggaaccctgtctcaacaacaacaacaacaacaacaacaacaagtaaaagaaaacagaagaaaatcaaacgaaaaacaaacaaaagagaaattcaaacaaaaaataacaaaacaaacaatcaaatggagaagttaataggaagtggtggtgacccataactttaatcatagtactcaagaggcagagtgaggcagaccttagtgagataaaggctagtctggtctacacagtgagtttcctgacagccaaatctaaacatacagaaactcaaataaaattaaccaagcaggcaaacaaacaaacaaagaaacaaagaaacaaaaaaaacaaggacataaaaatagtgtaattaacaagtaattctctagagctcagaagaatatactcagatcaatatttatttcttcagccctgagttaatttgtctctgatgaggatcatctccttgaaattctatgtcaatttaggttgtgctatgactattacacccaatgatcaagaagaagagaaaaaaaaaataaaagggccagaagggtcaccatgactctcttgtatgtgtaaggactgagctaagtgcctgtattcacaaatatcttcccagggacacagcacaccactgtccttctttattgtttctcctgacccagcttcagaattatttgatgaagccattgcatcagtgaactcaagaacaactcaacaatttgaggcaatatcagccatttagaactaatatcttctaacatgcacttggacaaagaggagatttggcattttagtggaattgtgatctagatattgttagcaaggataataaattcaggagataaactaacctagaccattcatctccctagctaataaacatggagaaagtaaattgtacagtaactctctgtaggagagaaaattt
This window encodes:
- the Gm21155 gene encoding Y-linked testis-specific protein 1-like: MTSLKKKSRRKPSSQALGNIVGCRISHGWKEGNEPVTHWKAIILGQLPTNPSLYLVKYDGIDSVYGQELHSDERILNLKVLPHKVVFLQVRDVHLASALVCREVQHKFEGKDGSEDNWSGMVLAQVPFLQDYFYISYKKDPVLYVYQLLDDYKEGNLHIIPETPLAEARSGDDNDFLIGSWVQYTRDDGSKKFGKVVYKVLANSTVYFIKFLGDLHIYVYTLVSNIT